The Canis lupus dingo isolate Sandy chromosome 4, ASM325472v2, whole genome shotgun sequence genome contains a region encoding:
- the CCL28 gene encoding C-C motif chemokine 28, translated as MRNRYPSTFGGGAPWLHFPPHSGHPRPPSASFPDRPASPAEQPGLVRETGMQQTGLTLALVALAVCVALPSSEAILPIASSCCTEVSHHISRRLLERVNICRIQRADGDCDLAAVILHVRRRRLCVSPHSHVIKQWMKEQAAKKNTKGNICHKKQAGKRKSKGAHQEKPEIHSHKSPY; from the exons ATGAGAAATAGGTACCCCAGCACCTTCGGGGGCGGGGCTCCCTGGCTTCATTTTCCTCCACACTCTGGGCACCCAAGGCCACCTTCAGCCTCATTTCCTGATCGTCCAGCCTCACCTGCAGAGCAGCCTGGGCTGGTGAGGGAGACAGGAATGCAGCAGACAGGACTCACTCTCGCTCTCGTGGCCTTGGCTGTCTGTGTGGCCCTTCCCTCCTCAGAAG ctaTACTTCCCATTGCCTCTAGCTGTTGCACTGAGGTTTCACATCATATCTCCAGAAGGCTTCTGGAGAGAGTGAATATATGTCGCATCCAGAGAGCTGATGGGGATTGTGACTTGGCTGCTGTCAT CCTTCACGTCAGGCGCAGAAGACTCTGTGTCAGCCCGCACAGTCATGTTATTAAGCAGTGGATGAAAGAACAAGCGGCCAAGAAAAACACCAAAGGCAACATTTGCCACAAGAAACAGGCTGGCAAGAGGAAAAGTAAAGGGGCACATCAGGAGAAACCAGAAATCCACAGCCATAAAAGTCCTTATTAA